CACTACTGTTGCCGTGCCGGTCAGGGGTGACTGACCCTGGTCGATGGCCTTGACGATGACCGTGACCTCTGTGTCCGTCTCTCGGTCGAAAACCATGTTGGTTCTCAGTTCCCCTGACTTGGGGTCAAGAGTAAACATTTCGTTTTCTTTCGGGTGCAGGGAGTACAAAAAATGGCCGTTGAAGCCCTTGTCGAAGTCCTGGGCTGACACCGACATTATGCTCTTGCCCTTCGGGGATTCTTCTGTAATGCTAGTTGTGTACACGTGTTGAGAGAAGACCGGggcgttgtcgttgtcgtcctCCACTATGACGATAAAGTCGTCGACGAGGTCATGGGCGGGGATCCGGCGTCGGAACACTTGATGGTGACGTTGACCTTCTCTTCCAGCTCCCTatccagctgctgctgcagcagcacaaCAAACACAGTGTCCACCAGTTTTTGCACTTTAAAGCTCTCGTGCGAGACGCGGCAGTTCACAACCCCACTGAGCCCGGGGTCGTTGTCCTCGACCTTGACAGTGCCGATCACCGTTCGCAGGTTGGCGTTCTCTGCTATCTGGATGGTGTTCTCGTAGATGGTCTTTTTGGGGAGGAACTCCATCCTGGGTGGGTTGTTGCCCACGTCCACCACGGTGATCGTCAGCTGCGCCTGGCTGACTTGCGCAGGAAAGCCGTTGTCTTTGGCCTGCACGATGGCCGTGAAGGTGTTTCCTGATACATACTGCAGCGGTGCCTTGATGTGGATCTCCCCAGAGTCCGGGTGCAGCGAGAATAATTTCTGCATCTCTCCTCCCCCGCTACCACTGAAGCCATAAGTGATCCTGGCGTTCATTCCCGTGTCAAGGTCGTCGGCCTTGACCCGACCTATGACCGTGCCGACAGGAGCGTTCTCAACGACGCTGATGGAGTACGTCTGCTCACTGAAGATAGGCGCGTTGTCATTGATGTCGGTGACGTTGATGTGGACTGTCAGCGTGCCCATTAGCGGGGGCAGCCCGCCGTCGATAGCCTCCACCCTCAACAGGTAGTTGTCTCTCTCCTCGCGGTCCAAAACTTTGGTGACGACCAGCGACACCTTGAAGGAGTCATCGAGGTTCTTTTCCACGTGAAGCCTAAAGGGACTGGTCGTAGTCTGAAGCCTGTACTCTACCACAGAATTCACCTTCGTGTCCTTGTCCACGGCCGATGGGAGAAGATAGAACGTGCCAGGGGTGTTACCCTCTGTAATGTCCAGCGTGATGGTCTCTCTGGGAAAAGTCGGCATGTTATCGTTGACATCGGTGATGTTGATAGACACCCTGACGATGCACAGATACTCATTGGTGTCAAAGCTCACCGAGACATCGAAGTTTAGCAAGCACACTTCTTTGAACTCGCAGACGGCTTCCCGATCTATCATGGCGCTGGTGAAAACCCCTCCAGTCTGTCCGTTGAGCGTGAAAAGTGAAGCTGTCTGGAGGTTGTTAGGATCGAGAACCTCATACTTCAGCGAGCGGAATTTGCTTGACTCCATCTCCTCAGCGATGTTGCTGGCCTGGGCGATGTTCCCGACGAGGATGCCGGACCTCTGCTGCTCTTGGAAGGGACCCAGGACGACATGCTTCATCTTCTGCGCTTGCGACGGACGCAGGCAACTGAGGTGCAAAAGTATGGCGAGGAATAGAGACCGACAGGGTAGGAAGCTTACTGCCGCGCTGACAACCTTTGCCATGCTGGCGGTCTTCATAAGGCGCTCAAATCTGAAAGGCAGACACAAGACGAGAGGCGCTGAAGTCTGATGGCCGGCCGGCAGGCGTGATTCATGGCAAGCTAGTGAGCGGTCGGCAGGACTGGTTGCTTTCTGCTGTGCGTTCAGGCGCGAACTCTTTACCGTCAAAAGCCGCGGGGTCTGAACCTACAGATGTTACCCTTGCCTTGTTTCCGATGTTATCTGAAATGAGACAAAACCGCGTTTATTATCATTTTCACGCACGACTAACTCTCCTTTAGCCCCTTCATCAGTTTGGTGAATCCAAAGTTACAGCAAGACCCTAGACAAATCTGAATAACTTCACCTAAAagattcaataaaataaataaccttTAAGAGACTTCActgaagagagaaacaaaaacagatgtTAATCCTGTGATCCTTGATTAAGGCACCCGATGTCGAGAGGTCCTTTTGATTAAACACCACGCCGCTGTCGCAAGAAATCTCCTCCACCGTAGAGTGCTCCCTCATCTTCTTGTAGTTGGCTAAATTTTGCCATAGGCAAAAACACTGAGAAAACAATGTGCTTTATCTTTAATGCATTCTCCGAAGGCGGTGCATCATatcttttcatttgaaattcaGATGGCGTGCCGCACTCTGCGCAATTTATTGGCTATTCCCTTTACTGAACGCGCCCTAGGGCGGAAAAGGGAGGACAGATTCTCCGGGTGCCCCGCAACAGAAGACGTAGCTAAAAATGCCGGAAACAAGAAATACCACCCGCTTATAACCCTTGCATCAAAGAACAACAGCGTCAAAATTCTCTGCCCATGCAGAAAATCTAGAAttcatttaaagatttttcCCCTTATTACAGAGACTACTGTCGGGTGGAAGGCTTGGTCTGTGTCTTTTCAAGCGAAGACCATGGTTTGAGGTTGCACTTCTCAATTGTTGAGGCGCTGCAGGCTACCTGCCCTCCACTGCAGAGCCGTCCACTCAATGCTCCAACATCTTCAATTACATTCCGCTCCACAGTCAGGCAT
This is a stretch of genomic DNA from Pomacea canaliculata isolate SZHN2017 linkage group LG3, ASM307304v1, whole genome shotgun sequence. It encodes these proteins:
- the LOC112558508 gene encoding LOW QUALITY PROTEIN: protocadherin gamma-B1-like (The sequence of the model RefSeq protein was modified relative to this genomic sequence to represent the inferred CDS: inserted 1 base in 1 codon); protein product: MKTASMAKVVSAAVSFLPCRSLFLAILLHLSCLRPSQAQKMKHVVLGPFQEQQRSGILVGNIAQASNIAEEMESSKFRSLKYEVLDPNNLQTASLFTLNGQTGGVFTSAMIDREAVCEFKEVCLLNFDVSVSFDTNEYLCIVRVSINITDVNDNMPTFPRETITLDITEGNTPGTFYLLPSAVDKDTKVNSVVEYRLQTTTSPFRLHVEKNLDDSFKVSLVVTKVLDREERDNYLLRVEAIDGGLPPLMGTLTVHINVTDINDNAPIFSEQTYSISVVENAPVGTVIGRVKADDLDTGMNARITYGFSGSGGGEMQKLFSLHPDSGEIHIKAPLQYVSGNTFTAIVQAKDNGFPAQVSQAQLTITVVDVGNNPPRMEFLPKKTIYENTIQIAENANLRTVIGTVKVEDNDPGLSGVVNCRVSHESFKVQKLVDTVFVVLLQQQLDRELEEKVNVTIKCSDAGSPPMTSSTTLXVIVEDDNDNAPVFSQHVYTTSITEESPKGKSIMSVSAQDFDKGFNGHFLYSLHPKENEMFTLDPKSGELRTNMVFDRETDTEVTVIVKAIDQGQSPLTGTATVVVQILDINDNAPELTSTEFHVEEGIRAETVEREVGTLKARDRDIGINAQVVYHLKDAHPLPPFTVCKNGMIKTKLNMNIDREMQNQYVFEVLMHDLGDPAKTSSATVTVHVIDANDNPPEVRFPNSKNNTVTIMWSQTPQVQFATIEATDRDDGRNAKLLFFIAGGNKNNLFEISKDQGTVYLSRYVEASDVDFHRIKIAVHDSGVPEQETQALLNVRIDLTNATFARQEGPVEMERYTLIAGIVVGATIVICIVIFVVIFHVRSTTRRPRRAGKDSGEWQNDKTGIQEECGKSDIDKVSWKLPHTHVKGQPDLEDVDEAADAGGPSEQVTMGKVVSLPWSNDRMDLGHGDSQLSSVPSLDQYRKQDFYTFCKVRSPHDDVNSVTSGETTTSDSGRGGSEDDTALPPIAEVPPESGSNQSLSLDRHSERSTSPLSPVRSGFGSPETKIMPLSTFREPENRRLFANAKLSLNEPALHPYFGDKIHPSSFKRGTNPGLFSNPSLPVKRGALAGTNRSLPHSKPPGSAGRQVTFSTNRTIPRFEPGNAHHFRLLTKTCFQT